From the Kribbella sp. CA-293567 genome, the window GGCGAACAGGATGAACGAGTCGAACGCCATCCCGGCGAGGAAGGGGCTGTAGCGCTTGGCCGGCGGCAGTGCCCACAGACCGGTCAGATCGGTCTCCAGCACCAGGAAGATGCCGCGCCGTTCGAGCCGCAGCTGCGACCGGACGCCGGCTGCCGCGCCCGCGAAGGCGTGCCAGATCTCGTGCACGATGGCCAGGCCCAGCACGACGACGTTGGTGATCAGCAGACTGAGGACGATGTCGGTCAGGACGAAGGCGTCCTCGTAGCTGGGCAGCAGCGAGCGGTCGGCGGCGAACATCACCAGGGTGGCGACCAGGCAGCCGACGTAGAACGTCCAGGCGGCCTTGCCGAACAGGGGTTTGACCACCCACGGCGGGATCTTCGAAACGGCCCAGTACTTGACCTTCCGGCCCGGCTCGGCCGCTCCTTCGGCGCCCTCGGCCGGCGTCTGTCCGGCCGCCTCGCGCTCGTCGAGGAGGCCGGCCTCGACCAGCATCTCGACGAAGTCGACGACGTCGACGGGTTCGCCGAGTTCCTGCTCCATCAGGTCGGCGACCTCGGCGACGGTGTGACCGGCGGAGAGCAGCTCGATCAGCCGGGCACCTGCCTCCGGTACGACGACGAAGCGGGCGGTCTCCGGATTGCCCAGCACGAACTCGTCCTCGTCCTCCTTGCGGACCAGGAGGTGCCCGACACTCGGCCGGCTGGTCGCGTCGAGGGCAGCGATCGTCATCGACCCACCCAGCCGCAGGTCTCGCACTTCTCCCCGGTCCGCGGAGTGACGACGTAGTGGTAGGTCAGGTCGGTCAGGCTCAGGTGGAACATCCGCCCGGACGTGCTGGTCGGGATGCCGGCCAGGTGGTAGACCGCGTCCATCGCCGCGAGGTGGCCGGTGAGGTTCGCCGTCGGCGCGATCACGGCGTGGCCGTCGAAGGGGAACAGGCTCTCGGGCTCCTGGCCGTACCGCTCCCGCACGACGTCGTTCATGCTGGCCAGGCAGGCCTGACAGCAGGTGGTGCCGGGGACGAACAGGCCGACGACCGCCATCGGACCGGCGTACTGGGCGAGCATCCAGGGGGTGCCGGTGCGCAGCGCGGCCTCGTTGGTCCACTGGCGGATCAGCTTCTGCGGCTGGTCGGCGCACAGCACCAGCAGATCGCGGTTCTGCATCAGGGCGGCCACGTCGTCGGTGGAGAAGACCTGCTTCTCCTCCCCGGTGACAGTGGCGTGGGAGTTCATCTTGCCGAGCCGCTCGACGGCCACCGGGACCTTGGGCTTCCCCAGGTCGTCTTCGGT encodes:
- a CDS encoding PqqD family protein — translated: MTIAALDATSRPSVGHLLVRKEDEDEFVLGNPETARFVVVPEAGARLIELLSAGHTVAEVADLMEQELGEPVDVVDFVEMLVEAGLLDEREAAGQTPAEGAEGAAEPGRKVKYWAVSKIPPWVVKPLFGKAAWTFYVGCLVATLVMFAADRSLLPSYEDAFVLTDIVLSLLITNVVVLGLAIVHEIWHAFAGAAAGVRSQLRLERRGIFLVLETDLTGLWALPPAKRYSPFLAGMAFDSFILFAAVAPRFAYSRGWLDLNPNVVRFLAMLVLSQVGKLAFQTMAYLRTDMYLVMATATGCKNLHQVTRLGLKRRIRKLTPQEQTILRDADAKDLQVARWYRLLYLAGIVWMGWFALNFLLPAVKVTLGWAGGVVIGAPIFSLYWWEGVLLVVLALLSLTAPLFIVLRNRLRARRAAAAFARVAA
- a CDS encoding HesA/MoeB/ThiF family protein produces the protein MQKPRIKGIHKPVRLTPTLINIGGRQLGIGAEIDDEDGDRWQLLGLMDGTRTRDEIVTALLADRPQLPAGEVADTIQSLIDAGYVEDAAAPIPGNLSPEEIDRYDRATTYYSWVDLTPRPSRYDVQSRLKAGSVVVLGLGGTGSAVASSLVAAGVGTVHCVDFDTVEAGNLTRQLLYTEDDLGKPKVPVAVERLGKMNSHATVTGEEKQVFSTDDVAALMQNRDLLVLCADQPQKLIRQWTNEAALRTGTPWMLAQYAGPMAVVGLFVPGTTCCQACLASMNDVVRERYGQEPESLFPFDGHAVIAPTANLTGHLAAMDAVYHLAGIPTSTSGRMFHLSLTDLTYHYVVTPRTGEKCETCGWVGR